DNA sequence from the Pseudoglutamicibacter cumminsii genome:
CCACAATCGATGGGGCGAGCGAGTTCGAGAACAAGTACGGGCGTCCCTGCTGACGCAGAATATCCACGATCTGCTGGCGGGCCGCGACATAGCCGCCCGACGCGCCGCCCAGAGCCTTACCGAACGTACCGGTGTAGATGTCCACACGGTCAGCGACACCTGCGTGCTCCGGAGTACCGGCACCCGTCTCGCCCATGAAGCCCACCGCGTGAGAGTCATCGACCATGACCAACGCGCCGTACTCGTCGGCAAGATCACAGATCTCGCGCAACGGCGCCAAGTAGCCGTCCATCGAGAACACGCCGTCAGTCACAATCACGATGCGGCGAGCGCCAGCGCCACCATTCATCGCCTTGGTCGCCTCAAGCTGCTCACGCAGATCCGCCATGTCGCGGTTCGCGTAACGGTAGCGGGCCGCCTTAGAAAGCCGGATCCCATCGATCAGCGAAGCGTGGTTGAGCGCATCCGAAATGATCGCGTCCTGAGCGCCGAACAGCGGCGCAAACACCGCACCGTTCGCGTCAAAGCAAGACGAAAACAGAATCGCGTCATCCGTGCCCAACCAGTCAGCGAGCTTACGTTCCAGCTCCAGATGCTGGTCCTGGGTACCGCAAATGAAACGCACCGAAGCCATACCGAAGCCGCGCTCCGTCAAAGCGTTCCGCGCGGAATCGATGATGCGCTCGTCGTCAGCAAGACCCAAGTAATTGTTGGCGCAGAAGTTCAGAACCTCACGCGCTTCACCATTCGCGCTTGCGGTGATGTGAGCCGACTGCGGGGTCGTGATGGTCCGTTCCCGCTTCGTCAGGCCCGAAGCCTCAATCTCATCCAGCTCAGCCTGCAGATCCGCAAGCATCGCCTCACGTGCATTCGTCACGAGTTCTCTTCCCTTCCCCAAACGTTATCTCTGCCTAGACGGTATCCCGGCCTAGACGTTACGCCAGTCCAACAAAACCTTGCCGCGCTGACCAGAACGGGCAATATCGAAAGCCTGACGCCATTCGGAAGCCGGAACCACATCGGAAATCACCGAGGTGATCCGCTCCCGGAAGAGCTCATCGGTCTGCAGCATCGCGGTCATCGCGTACCAGGTCTCATACATCTCACGGCCATACACACCCTGCAACGTGAGCATGCGCGTCACAATCCGGCCGCCATCAACATTCCACGAACCGTTCGGCAGACCCAACAAAGCGATGCGGCCGCCATGGTTCATGTTCTCAATCATCTCGGACAGCGCAGGCTGAGCGCCGGAAATCTCGAGGCCCACATCGAAGCCCTCGTTCATGCCCAAGCGGCGCTGAACATCGGAGATCTTCTCTTTACCGGCAAGCACACCGGCATCCGCGCCCATGCCCTCGACAAGCTTGAGGCGTTCCTCGTTCAGGTCCGTGACCACAATCTTGCGGGCACCGGCGTGACGCGCGATCGCGGCCGACATCAGGCCAATCGGGCCCGCGCCCGTGATCAGAACATCCTCACCCACCAGGTTGTTCAGAAGCGCGGTATGCGTCGCGTTGCCCAGCGGATCGAAGATCGCGCCGAGCTCCGGCGTCACGAAATCATCCGTGTGAACCCACACATTCGACTCCGGGATCACCACATACTCGGCAAACGCGCCATCACGTTGGACACCCACCGACTGCGTCCTGATGCACATCTGACGCCGTCCCGCACGGCAGTTACGGCACATACCGCACACCACGTGGCCCTCGCCCGAAACGCGGTCGCCCACCTTGATGTCCTTGACGTAATCACCCGTCTTGACGACTTCGCCATAAAACTCGTGGCCCGGGATCATCGGCGGCGCAATCATGTCTTGCGCGGCCTGGTCATAAGCCTCGATGTGCAGGTCAGTACCGCAGATCCCCGCCATGTGAACACGGATCAAGACATCGTGCGCGCCCGGCTCAGGAACAGGGCGGTCGGTGTACTCGAAACCAGCGTGCGGGCCAGACTTATACAGAGCCTTCACGGAAGCCTCCCGGGTCGATGTGGGCAATCACACTAAGACTAACGCGCCCACGCCCATCCACGGGACCCTAGCCGCGCAGATCCTTACCCATTCCTGGGCCGAGCCGCCCCAGATCCTTCGGGCGGCCCACCACATTGCCGGCAGTAGGCGGGACAATAACGGTCTGCAACGCTTGGTATTCCTGTTCACCATCCACAACGGTGAGCTCCGTATCGACGCCCACATTCCGGCGGATCACAGCCAACGCGACCGGTCCAGCATCGTGATGCAGCACCGCGCTCGTGACCGTACCCACAGTGCGTTCCCCCGCCTTAACCTCAGCGCCAGCGGCAGGCAACGTGTGCTCCGAACCATCCAGATCCAAGAACACGAGCCGGCGCGGTGGGTGCCCGAGGTTATGCACACGAGCCACCGTCTCTTGCCCCTTATAGCAGCCCTTGTTCAGGTGCGTGGCGGAACGCAGCAGGTCGAGCTCGTGCGGGATCGTCTTATGGTCCACCTCTGTCCGTACACTCGGATTCCATGCGGCGATGCGGACCTGCTCATACGCCATCAAACCGCCGATGCGCAGCCCGGCTTCCTGCACCGCGCTGAGCAGTTCAGGCATCCGGGAGCGCTTAACGAGCGAGAAGAACCAGTCACCTTCAGAACCAGGATGCTCATCCCCTACCGGACCATACGGCCAACCGCCCTCACAGACATCCGGCCACGGATCACGCACAACCGGACCCCAGGCGTCAGTGTCTGCCACGAGCGCCGACGCCACTCCGGCAAGCTTCTCACGCAACGCGAAGCGAGCACCCACCACGGCCCAGTCAGCCGTCACATCGGTCACCTCGACCTGGCTCATGAACCGCATCTTGGACAACCACTCGACCAAGCTGCCCACGTAGCCAGGCTCCGTGACCAGCCACGTGGCCTCGCCGTCATCGACCACACGCACATCGAAATCGATGCGGCCCTGAAGATTCAAAAACAACGCCCGCGCAGCAGTGTTCTGTGCGCCAGCTGGAGCTGACGCCAAGTTATCGAGTCTCTGCGACGCCAAGGAATTCAGCCACGTCAGACGGTCCGGGCCACTCACACGAGCAACACCCCACGAGGACAAATCCACGATCGCTCGGCCCTCATCAACGTCCCGGCCTTCACGCAAAGGCGAGCCATAATGCAACGCAACCCCGGCGTCGACACCAGGGGCACGCACCGCACCGTCAACCCCCAAAAACACAGAGTCCGGGGTCGGCTCAATCGTCGAAAGATCAACAGGTTGCGGATCCAACATCGGGGCCTCCTTAAGACCTCACACACCCTCATAAACAACGAACCGGCCCCGGCAAGGTTCACACCCCGCCGACGCCGGAACGTCAAACAAGTTTTGCCTCTACAACAGACTACTCAGCTGCGTTGTCAGAGCCATCTGGGCCATCGGAGCCCGCCGGGCTGTCGCTGCCGGGCTCGGTCTCACCTGCGGAAGCGGCACCGTTATCAGCGCCACCAGCGTCAGCAGCGCGGCGACGACCACCCGAAACCACACGCTTCAACTGAGCTGAGCCATGCGGCGCAAGCTCCTCACCAGCTTCACCAGCGATATCCCAACGCCAGAACAGCATCTCGTTGACCAGGCCATAAATCCGTGTAGCGCGGTCATACGGATGTGCGTGCTTGCTACGCTGCACGCCCGAGGTCTCCAAGAACACCTGGGGGCCAGCGATATGACCCGAGTACTGCTCCGTGATGCCACCCGGATGAGCGATCGTCACGTTGAGCGCAAAGCCGTCCTTGCCGTCGCGTTCAGTACGCAACTTCTCGACGTCCTCAGCGTTACGCAACGCAGGAACCACATCACCCGGTGTCAAGCCAGGGCCACCATCCGAATCCGTGAGCTCACGCTCGAGCTGCCAGAAGCCAGTCTCCACGGCGATCGGGCGCAAAATCTGGCCCTCATCATCAGCAAGCCACGTCTCAGCACGGTACTCAACGACCGGCAGACCCACCTGCTCAAAAGTGACACGCTGGAAGAACCGCTGATCATCAGCGGCACCCTCACCCAGCATTCCGTAGCCCTCCCAGCGGCCCAAAAGCCACGACAGCGGGACAAGCTCCGGCGTCAGATCGACGGGAAGTTCAATCGCCATAAATTACTTCTGACCCCGGAACAGGTAACGGACCGTACCGATAGCGAAGCTCAACATACCCAAGCCCGCAACGCCGATCGCGCCGTAGAAGAAAATCTCATAAGCCAAGTAATCGTTCATGCCTCTAGTCTATCCCTCTTCCCACACCAGGCCAGAAACCAGCCAGCAGTGTGACGATCTAATAAATCAAATACCGCGTTACCAGCGCCGCCGGCATACCCATCGCCACCACGCCGCACGCACCAGCGACAGCGAACCGCCACATCGGGGTCCGCCCCAACGCCTTCGGCCGGCTCCACGAAACCAACCACGCACCCAAAACCATGCCGACAACCTCTAGAACCGTGGCAACCCACAAAGCGGTCGACAACGAATCCGAATCAAAACGGACTTCCTGAACCCACACAAACCAGCCAGAGCCCATCGCCACCACCATCGATGCGCCAATGCTCTCCGCTAGAACCGCTACCTTATCCCGTGATTCCTCAACGGAAAACAGCTGAAGCACAAAGCTCAACAGCACACCGACAGCAGCACCCATCGGCCACCACGCCAGCCCATGCTCCTCCGGGAGCAACAGCATCAGGCCAAGCGAAACCACCATCGTCGCAAACATCACGATGCGCACCGTAGAGCCGCCCACCGCGTGCTGGCGGCGAGGCCATAAGACACACACTGCCAGCAAGGCCATCGCGGTCGTCAACAAACCTGCATGCGCATCCAGTTGCGTCTGCCTCGAGCCTGTCCCAGAGCTCAGCAAAACAGGGGCCGTCACCACGGCCCACGCCAGCCCGGACAGAATCAACAGCAACGGATAACGCACCCTTCCATCATGCCGCATAACGCAGGGCCATCGCAGACTGGGCACCCTGTATGTCGAAATTGCGCTTCGCTGGACATGAACAAGCATGTTCAACGCGATACAACTCGGTTAGCGTAAAAGCTATGAGCACGCATGAATCCTCCAGCCCGAAAACTGACGCTGATATGCAGGCTGACGCTGACACGCAAGCCGACGCCGGATCGCAAACAGAAACTGACACGATGTGGACGCTCAGCCGTTTCGATGGCCGGCCGTCCGATGCGGTTTTGGACGGCATCATCGAGGTGGCTCGCGCCGCCGAGGACGCAGATGGGCATGAGCCGTTCAATGAGCAGACCCGTATCGAGTTACGTCGCGGCGAGAACGTGTGGGGTGTCATCGTCTCGACGGATCAGTCGGCTGACGGTGAGGAGCCCAGCGAGGGTGTGACGGCAGCCGCGATCGTGACCGGCGCCGATGGGCAGCCTGCAACGATCGAAATGGCGGTCCACCCTGACAACCGCGGTTTCGGCATGGGCAAGGACCTCACGGACATCCTGGCGGCCCAGCTTGAGGGCCGCGCAGTCAATGCGTGGGCTCACGGGGATCACGATGCAGCACACACGTTGGCCTCGCGTGCGGGCCTGGAAAGGGTGAGGGAGCTGTGGAGCATGCGTCTGTGCGATCCGCAGGCTTTGCCGGCAACCCCCTCTGTTGATGGGGTCAGCATCCGGGCTTTCGATCCGAGCAAGGACGCCGATGCGTGGCTAGAAGTGAACGCCGCGGCGTTCGCTTCGCACCCGGAGCAGGGCAAGCTCACGCGCTCGGATCTGGATGAGCGGATTGCTGAAGACTGGTTTGACCCTGCCGGTTTCCTGCTGGCCTTCGATGACGGAACCGGCGAGCTGTTGGGCTTCCACTGGACCAAGGTGCACCCGGCGCACACGGACGAGCGTGGGACCGAACATGCGGCAATCGGCGAGGTCTACGTCGTGGGTGTCTCCCCGGACGCTCAGGGCCGCGGCCTTGGTAAGGCTCTGACCCTGGCCGGCTTGAATCACCTCAAGGACGAGGGGCATCAAACCATCATGCTCTATGTGGATGCCGACAATGCCCCGGCAGTCGCGCTATATGACAGCCTCGGCTTTGAACGCTGGGACGTTGACGTGATGTACGCGAAGGACGCCTAGAAACCCGCGTGACGTCAGGCTTTGGCCGCTCATTGTTCACACGCTGTTCTTGATCGCCTTGTTAGAGGAAATCAAGAGCGTTTGGGCGGTATCCTGATGTTGATTCCACCTGCTGAGCACATCCGTGTCTGGGCAGGGAAGGCTACGACACGAAGCCCGTGCCATGCTCGGATTTAGGAATCCGGACATCATAAGGAGGATTGCGTGGAGAATCACGCCGGAACCGTACCTGCGACGAAGCCGAAGCGCGTCAAACCGACTGCTGACCGGATCGAAGCCCCTGAGGTATCTGTCCACAACACTCCAGACGGTGATTTTGGGCTCGACCGGTTCCTCGACCGGGAAATGTCATGGCTTGATTTCAACCTGCGCGTCCTCGAGTTGGCCGAAGACCCGGACCTCTTCTTGCTTGAACGCACCAACTTCCTTTCGATCTTCGGCTCCAACCTCGACGAGTTCTTCATGGTGCGAGTAGCGGGCCTCAAGCGCCGCATCGCAGCCGGTATGGCCGTCCCCTCGATGACCGGCTTGAGCCCACAGGACCAGCTCGCGACCATCCTTGAGCGAGCACACGAGCTTCAGCAACGTCACGCACGCGTCTTCACCGAACAGGTTCGCCCTGAACTTGCGAAAGAGAAGATCACGATCGTGCGCTGGAACGAACTCACCGATTCAGAGCATGACCGTCTGCGGAACTGGTTCACCGAACAGGTCTTCCCTGTCCTGACCCCGCTCGCGGTGGACCCCGCGCACCCGTTCCCATATATCTCCGGCTTGTCGCTCAACCTCGCGGTTCTGGTGCAGAACCCGCAGACCGGAAAGCACTTGTTTGCCCGCGTCAAGGTTCCGGATGTGTTGCCGCGCTTGGTCCGCGTTGACCCGCCGTCGCACGATCCAGCGGAAAAGGTACGCTTCGTGCCGCTTGAAGAGATCATCGCGACGCAGCTCGACATGCTCTTCCCCGGCATGGAAATCATGGAGTACTACACGTTCCGTGTGACCCGCAACGAGGACCTCGAGGTTGAAGAGGACGATGCGGAGAACATTCTGCAGGCCCTCGAGAAGGAACTTTTGCGTCGGCGCTTTGGTCCTCCGGTTCGCCTCGAAATCGACGAAGAAATGTCGGAAGAAGTCCGAACGCTGCTCGTGCGTGAGCTTGGTGTTGATGACTCCGAGGTTTTCGCTCTGCCGACCCCTCTGGATCTGCGCGGCCTTGGCGCGCTGTCCCAGGTTCAGCGCCCTGATCTGCGGTATCCACGGGCAATCGGCCGCACGTCCCGCTTCCTGAACGAAGCTGAAACCGCGATGGAAGCGAACGTGGTTGAGGCAGTCAAGAAACGCGACATCCTGCTGCACCACCCGTACGATTCCTTCGCGACCTCGGTTCAGGCGTTCCTTTCGCAAGCGGCGGCTGACCCGAAGGTTGTCGCGATCAAGCAGACCCTCTACCGGACCTCTGGCGACTCCCCTATCGTTGATGCGCTGATCGATGCCGCGGAGGCTGGCAAGCAGGTGCTTGCGATGGTCGAAATCAAGGCCCGCTTCGATGAGCAGGCCAACATTTCGTGGGCCCGCAAGCTTGAGCAGGCAGGCGTGCACGTTGTCTACGGCATCGTGGGCCTGAAGACGCACTCGAAGCTTTCGCTCGTGGTGCGGCGCGAAGGAAACCAGCTGGTGCGCTACTGCCACATCGGTACGGGTAACTACCACCCGTCCACGGCACGGTTCTACGAGGACCTCGGCCTGTTGACGTGCGATCCAGCTGTTGGTGAGGACGTCACGCGGCTGTTCAATCAGCTTTCCGGATACGCCCCGCGTACGACGTTTGACCGCCTCTTGGTTGCGCCGCGTTCGCTGCGCTCGGGACTGCTTGAGCGGATCGAGCAGGAAATCGAGAACAAGAAGGCCGGCAAGGAAGCCCGCGTGACCATCAAGGTCAACTCGATGGTTGATGAAACGATCATCGACGCGCTCTACCGCGCTTCGCAAGCCGGCGTCCAGGTCGATGTGATTGTCCGTGGCATCTGTTCGTTGCGCGCCGACGTCCCTGGTTTGTCGGAGAACATTCGTGTTCGTTCGATTCTGGGCCGGTTCTTGGAGCACTCTCGTGTGTTCGCGTTCTATAACGATGGAGACCCTGTGGTCTATATCGGTTCGGCGGACATGATGCACCGCAACCTGGATCGCCGCGTTGAGGCGCTGGTTCCGATCAAGAACGAGGAAGACAAACGCGGCCTGATCGAGCTCATGGATCGCTACCTGTCCGATGAGACATCCTCGTGGCATCAGGAACAAGACGGCACATGGACCCGCGTGCACAAGGATGCCGAGGGTAACCGCCTGATGGACATTCAGGAATACTTGTTGAAGACCCGCTCACGCCGAGGAACACCG
Encoded proteins:
- a CDS encoding glycine C-acetyltransferase — its product is MLADLQAELDEIEASGLTKRERTITTPQSAHITASANGEAREVLNFCANNYLGLADDERIIDSARNALTERGFGMASVRFICGTQDQHLELERKLADWLGTDDAILFSSCFDANGAVFAPLFGAQDAIISDALNHASLIDGIRLSKAARYRYANRDMADLREQLEATKAMNGGAGARRIVIVTDGVFSMDGYLAPLREICDLADEYGALVMVDDSHAVGFMGETGAGTPEHAGVADRVDIYTGTFGKALGGASGGYVAARQQIVDILRQQGRPYLFSNSLAPSIVAATITALDLVSGAVDLREKLFENAAHFRRRMDEEGFELLEGEHAIIAVMFHDAALAAKIADEMLNHGVYVTAFSFPVVPRGEARIRVQLSAAHSPEDIEACVDAFVAARKAVEA
- the tdh gene encoding L-threonine 3-dehydrogenase, translating into MKALYKSGPHAGFEYTDRPVPEPGAHDVLIRVHMAGICGTDLHIEAYDQAAQDMIAPPMIPGHEFYGEVVKTGDYVKDIKVGDRVSGEGHVVCGMCRNCRAGRRQMCIRTQSVGVQRDGAFAEYVVIPESNVWVHTDDFVTPELGAIFDPLGNATHTALLNNLVGEDVLITGAGPIGLMSAAIARHAGARKIVVTDLNEERLKLVEGMGADAGVLAGKEKISDVQRRLGMNEGFDVGLEISGAQPALSEMIENMNHGGRIALLGLPNGSWNVDGGRIVTRMLTLQGVYGREMYETWYAMTAMLQTDELFRERITSVISDVVPASEWRQAFDIARSGQRGKVLLDWRNV
- a CDS encoding RNA degradosome polyphosphate kinase, translating into MENHAGTVPATKPKRVKPTADRIEAPEVSVHNTPDGDFGLDRFLDREMSWLDFNLRVLELAEDPDLFLLERTNFLSIFGSNLDEFFMVRVAGLKRRIAAGMAVPSMTGLSPQDQLATILERAHELQQRHARVFTEQVRPELAKEKITIVRWNELTDSEHDRLRNWFTEQVFPVLTPLAVDPAHPFPYISGLSLNLAVLVQNPQTGKHLFARVKVPDVLPRLVRVDPPSHDPAEKVRFVPLEEIIATQLDMLFPGMEIMEYYTFRVTRNEDLEVEEDDAENILQALEKELLRRRFGPPVRLEIDEEMSEEVRTLLVRELGVDDSEVFALPTPLDLRGLGALSQVQRPDLRYPRAIGRTSRFLNEAETAMEANVVEAVKKRDILLHHPYDSFATSVQAFLSQAAADPKVVAIKQTLYRTSGDSPIVDALIDAAEAGKQVLAMVEIKARFDEQANISWARKLEQAGVHVVYGIVGLKTHSKLSLVVRREGNQLVRYCHIGTGNYHPSTARFYEDLGLLTCDPAVGEDVTRLFNQLSGYAPRTTFDRLLVAPRSLRSGLLERIEQEIENKKAGKEARVTIKVNSMVDETIIDALYRASQAGVQVDVIVRGICSLRADVPGLSENIRVRSILGRFLEHSRVFAFYNDGDPVVYIGSADMMHRNLDRRVEALVPIKNEEDKRGLIELMDRYLSDETSSWHQEQDGTWTRVHKDAEGNRLMDIQEYLLKTRSRRGTPNA
- a CDS encoding FABP family protein; protein product: MAIELPVDLTPELVPLSWLLGRWEGYGMLGEGAADDQRFFQRVTFEQVGLPVVEYRAETWLADDEGQILRPIAVETGFWQLERELTDSDGGPGLTPGDVVPALRNAEDVEKLRTERDGKDGFALNVTIAHPGGITEQYSGHIAGPQVFLETSGVQRSKHAHPYDRATRIYGLVNEMLFWRWDIAGEAGEELAPHGSAQLKRVVSGGRRRAADAGGADNGAASAGETEPGSDSPAGSDGPDGSDNAAE
- the mshD gene encoding mycothiol synthase, with translation MWTLSRFDGRPSDAVLDGIIEVARAAEDADGHEPFNEQTRIELRRGENVWGVIVSTDQSADGEEPSEGVTAAAIVTGADGQPATIEMAVHPDNRGFGMGKDLTDILAAQLEGRAVNAWAHGDHDAAHTLASRAGLERVRELWSMRLCDPQALPATPSVDGVSIRAFDPSKDADAWLEVNAAAFASHPEQGKLTRSDLDERIAEDWFDPAGFLLAFDDGTGELLGFHWTKVHPAHTDERGTEHAAIGEVYVVGVSPDAQGRGLGKALTLAGLNHLKDEGHQTIMLYVDADNAPAVALYDSLGFERWDVDVMYAKDA
- a CDS encoding YgfZ/GcvT domain-containing protein; amino-acid sequence: MLDPQPVDLSTIEPTPDSVFLGVDGAVRAPGVDAGVALHYGSPLREGRDVDEGRAIVDLSSWGVARVSGPDRLTWLNSLASQRLDNLASAPAGAQNTAARALFLNLQGRIDFDVRVVDDGEATWLVTEPGYVGSLVEWLSKMRFMSQVEVTDVTADWAVVGARFALREKLAGVASALVADTDAWGPVVRDPWPDVCEGGWPYGPVGDEHPGSEGDWFFSLVKRSRMPELLSAVQEAGLRIGGLMAYEQVRIAAWNPSVRTEVDHKTIPHELDLLRSATHLNKGCYKGQETVARVHNLGHPPRRLVFLDLDGSEHTLPAAGAEVKAGERTVGTVTSAVLHHDAGPVALAVIRRNVGVDTELTVVDGEQEYQALQTVIVPPTAGNVVGRPKDLGRLGPGMGKDLRG